In Acidisarcina polymorpha, the DNA window CGCCGTGGCAACCACTTCACAAACTATGGCGCTTCCAATGGGCTGCCGTCGAACACCGTCGGGTCGATCTTTCAAGACCATCGCGGCAAGATCTGGGTCGTCACTCTAGAGGGCATTGCTAGTTACCAGGGTGGCGAGCAATTCCGCTCGTTCCCCATGAGCGACGGCATCACCAACCCGAAGAGCCTGGCCGAAGCCCTGGATGGCTCCTTCTGGATCGGAACCCGCTTCGGAGCGGTGCATTTCAATCAGGATCATTTCGGGCCCCCGCTTCTGCTGAATGTCGAGGTGCAGACGGTTGCGGCCACAGGCGACGGGCGCATCTGGCTTGGGACCCACAACGGGCTCTACTCCTTTCCGTCGGGTAGTCCCGAAAAAAATGCTCCGGTTTCCGGACTGCCTTCGAGTGATGTCGCTTCGTTGACCGCTGCCAAAGATGGCAGTCTTTGGATTGGCACTGCCAAAGGCGCCGCTGTCCTCAAGAATGGTGAACTCACTGCGTTCAGCGCACAGAACGGCCTACCTTCGGACCGAGTTGAATCGGTGGTCGAAGACCGCGAAGGTTCGATGTGGATTGCCACCAGTCGTGGTCTCGCCCGTATCGTGAAGGACCATGTTCAGACATTCGGAGGACGCGAATCACTCTCCAGCGGAGCCGTCCTTTCCATCTTTGAAGACCGCGAGGGCAGCCTCTGGCTCGGCACCGAATCGGGTGGCTTGGAGATGTTGCACGATCAGAAGTTCACCGCGTATACCACCGCCGATGGCCTCTCCGATGACCTTGTGCGCTCCATCATTCAAGACCGCAAAGGCATCGTTTGGTCCGGAACCAGCGGCGGTGGGCTCGACCGCCAGGACAGCCACGGCACATTCACCAGTCTCAGCACCGCCGATGGGCTCTCGAGCGACATCGTACTCGCGCTCGGCAGCGATGCGGCTGGAAACCTCTGGGTTGGCACCCCCGATGGCCTCGACCGGATCGTAGAAGATTCCCGTGGAAGAAGAACCATCACCACCTTTACTTCAGCCGATGGTCTCGCAGATGATTTTGTCCGCTCCCTCTACGCTGCCTCGGATGGTTCGATGTGGATCGGCACCCGCCGCGGCATCTCGCATTTCTCAAATGGCCGCTTCACTACCTACTCCAGTATGGACGGCCTCGGCAGCGACCTCGTCGGCGCCATCGTCGAAGACCCCGCGCATGTCTTATGGATCGCCACTCTCGGAGGCCTCACCCGTTTCGACCATGGTAAGTTCACGACGTTGACCACCCGCGACGGGTTGAGCAGCAACGTCATTACTTCCCTCTATCCCGACAAACAGGGCAGCCTCTGGATTGGCACGAACCAGGGGGGTCTTAACCGGCTCAAGGATGGCAAGCTAGCCGACTTCTCCTCCGAAGCGACGCATCTTCCCGAAAGTATCTATGCCATCCTTGAAGACGCTCGAGGAAATTTATGGCTTGGTTCAAAAACCGGTATCTACCGCGCGACCAAGAAGGACCTGGATGACTTCGCCAATCACCGGCGGCCAAGTATCAGCCCAGCTGTCTACGGCACGGCGGATGGCATGAAGATCAGCGAATGCAGTAGCGGAGGCCATCCGGCGGCCTGCAAACTGACCAATGGAAGTATGTTGTTCGCGACCCTGAAGGGCATTGCCGCCGTCGATCCCGAGCGGCTGACCTTGAATACAGTCCCGCCATCGGTAGTGATCGAACAGGTCCTGGTGGACGACCAGGTGATCGATGATCCCGTCGTTCCGAAAAGTACCTCCGCTGCAGCCTTCATCGTGCCACCCGGCCACAGGCGCTTTGAATTCCACTACGCCGGCCTCAGCTTCATCGCGCCTCAGAAGGTTCGCTTTCGCTACAAGCTCGAAGGATTCGACCGTGACTGGGTAGACGCCGGAGCGCGGCGGACAGCCTATTACACGAACCTGCCTCCCGGGGCATACAGCTTCCGCGTGATTGCCTCCAACAATGATGGTGTCTGGAACCAGAGTGGAGCAAGCTCAGATTTCCGGCTGCAGCCGCACCTTTATCAGACCTGGTGGTTTTACCTTGCTTTAATCGCCGCCCTCGCGCTGTTCGCCTATCAGGCTTACCACTGGAGATTGCGCCAGATTGAACTGCGCTACGATGCCGTGCTCTCCGAGCGAGGACGCATCGCCCGCGAGATCCATGACACCCTCGCCCAGGGCTTGGTCGGCATCTCCGTTCAACTCGAACTCGTGAACCGGCTGCTCGCTTCTTCAGTCGAAAGCGCCAGAGCGCAACTGGACCAGGCTCGCGGACTGGTTCGAGAGAGCCTGACGGAGGCGCGCAGCTCCATCTGGGACCTGCGCTCGCAAGCGGCCGAAACTGAGGACTTCGCGACCCGGCTGGCGCGCATGGCAGCCACCGCAACCGAGCGCTCCACATCGAAAATCAGGGTTAAATCCAAGGTCTCAGGAGCTTACCGCCCGGTCTCTCCAAAGGCAGAGGCGGAGTTGCTGCGGATTGCGCAAGAAGCAGTCACCAACGCCGTCCGCCATGCCCAGCCGGTTCACATCGCCATTGAGCTCCGCTTCGGTGCACGTGATTTACTAATGACTATCCAAGACGACGGATGCGGCTTTAACGGTCAGCTGCATCCACAATCGTCCGGGCCTCAGGGCCACTTTGGCCTTGCCGGCATGCGGGAACGGGCGGAACAAATCGGCGCTATATTCGTTGTTGACAGCGCGCCCGGAAAAGGCACACGGGTCTCCGTCCAAGTACCAATTGACGCATAAGGGAAGCGGTGGATGCAAGGTGGAACACTCGTTTGTTGGATTCCTTGTACCTGCTTTTGCTCTGATTTCAGAGCCTGACATAATAGGGCAATTACATGAACACCGCCGAAACGCTGCGCGAGCTTGAAGAACAACTGCTGGACAGCTCGATCCGTAAGAACGCGGAGGCTATCTCCTCTCTGCTTGCTGAGGACTTTCAGGAGTTCGGGAGTTCCGGACGAGTCTTTTCGAAGCCGGAGATTATCGCCACGCTCCAGACCGAATCCCCGGCGAGGCTTTCCTTGGGCCACTTCCATGCGCAGCTACTGGCGAACAACATCGCGCTGATCACCTACAGGTCGAGGCGGGAAGAGCCAGGAATGCCTGCAATCGAGACCTTGCGAAATTCTATATGGGTGGTTCGGGACGGCCATTGGAGACTACTCTTTCATCAAGGAACTCGGGCTTTAGAGAGTCCGGCTAACGATACTCAACTTAGGAACGAGCCTTAGCAATGACCGAAGCAATTCGCATCATGGTTGTCGAAGACCACCACGTCGTTCGCCAGGGCCTGATGGCCCTCATCAAGACTGTTCCAGGCCTCGAGGTCATCGCCGAGGCGCCAGATGGCAAAGAGGCCGTAAGGCAATACCGGCAGCACAAGCCCGATATCACGCTGATGGATCTTCGCCTGCCAAATCTTGGCGGCGTCGATGCGATCACCGCAATTCGCGCCGAATTCCCCGCCGCCCGCATCATTGTTTTGACCACCTTCGATGGCGATGAAGATATCTATCGAGCCCTGCAGGCAGGGGCGCGCGGCTACTTGCTCAAAGGGATGGATGCCGACGAGCTCATCGACGCGATCCGCACCGTTCACAATGGGAAGACTCGCATCCCGGCCACCGTCGCCCAGCGCCTTGCCGGCCGGATGGGTGGCCAGGAACTTACCGGCCGTGAGACTGACGTCCTCAAGCAGATCGTGGCCGGCAAAAGTAACAAAGAGATTGCCTCGTTCCTTTTCATCTCCGAAGCTACAGTGAAGACGCACATCAACAGTTTGCTGGGCAAGCTCGGCGTTACCGATCGGACTCAGGCAGCTACAACTGCTCTACAACGAGGAATTGTCCACCTTGATTGACGTTTCCTTGATAAGTATCGACGGCGGTTACTTATGAGATCGTCGCTGCTCAGGCTCGTCCTGGCGACTCTGTGCATGCTGTCACTGCTGCCCCTGGGTGCGCAAGAGAAGTCAGGTTGGCGCGAAGCTTCACCGAGCGAATTGAAGACCCTGATCCCGGCGCGCGCTCCGGTTGAAAAGGAGCGCATCGAGACCGAATTTCGCACGGCTTCCGGTATCACCGATGGCAGCCACCGCTTCATCGCCGGAGTCGTGCTCATTACCGCCGGCTATTCCGCCGAGGGCAAATACTCCCACTTTGTGATCGTCCAAGCGCCCATCAAAGTTGGCGATATCGCCCTGTCGCCAGGCCAGTATGTCTTCGGTTGGACGCATAAGGAAGATTTGCTCACCGTGAAGTTCTATGAAGCCGCAACCGGCAAACCGCTAGGCTCCGTCGATGCCACTCTGAATCCCACCATCAAGAGTGTCGCCTCGTTCCGCATCTGGCCGCCAAACGAAAAGTCCGTGATGCAAATTGGCAGATTCACCTTCCCCTATCAGCTGGTTCCATAAGTTGTTCAGGTTTTTTGCTTCGGACGGGCCCTGAAACTGACTCAGTGCGCCAGTTTCGCGTAATAGTCCTGTAGCACAAAAAACGCCTTCTTCTTGATCCCCTTGTTCGAGATCACCCCTTTGCGATTGTAGAAGTCTTGTATGTTCGGCAGTTGCCGCGTTGGGGACCGGAAATCCATCAGCACCCAGGGCGTAGTCCCCGCCAGAAAAGGGATCTTGCTGAGCATCGCCAGCTGTTGCTTAAAGATCTCTGCTTGCATCTCTTCGGAGAAGCGCGCATTGATCTCACCGTGAAGTCCCGACTTCGCACCGCCGCCCCACTCACTCATAATCAGAGGCTTGTTGTAGGGATTTTGCCATGTATAGAGCGGAGCATCTTCCGGCTTTCCGTTGTACCAGCCTATGTATTCGTTCGACCCCAACACATCCAGGGAGGCGCCGAGCGGATCGTCGAGTATCGCGGTCTTGCCATCCATGTGGGTCAACAGCGCGGAGGTCACCAGCCGGGTAGGATCCTGGGCATGCGCCTCGTCGACGAGCGCCTTAAGAAAAATCAGCCGCTCCGGGCTCTTGGGAGTTTCATTCGAGACCGACCACAAAATTACCGATGCTTTGTTGTGGTCGCGTCGGATATTCTCCGATAGCTGCTGCTTCGCCGACTCGAGCGCGTGCGCACCTTTCCAGTCGATCGACCAATAAGTCGGCACCTCCGACCACACCAGGATGCCGAGTTTGTCAGCCTCGCGGGTCATGTGTTCGTCATGCGGATAGTGGGCAAGCCGCACAAAGTTTCCATGCAGCTCATGCACCCATCCAAGCAACGTATCGGCGTCCTGCTGCGACCAAGCCCTGCCTCCGCGATAGGGCGCCTCGGCATGAGTGTTAATGCCACGCAAGAAAATCGGCTTGCCGTTGAGCAGGATCCGGTCGCCCTCCACCTCGACGGTGCGAAACCCTATGTCGTCGTCCAGATGGTCTTCGCCGGCTTTGATCTGGATGCGATAGAGCTTCGGATGATCGGGGGCCCAACGAACAAGCCCCTGCGGTGCAAACGAGAACTTAGCGTTACCATCCTCCCCGACGGTGGACTCTCGGTCGACATTGAGTTCAGGAATCCGCAGAGTCAACGCCGAGCCTGCTTTCGAGCCGACCAGGTGCACATAGCCTTCGATCTGGTCTCCGGCGCCGCGTCGCAGTTGGAGAGAATAGTCATCGACGTAGCTCTGCGGAACGTCGACAAGAAACACTTGGCGCGTCAATCCCCCATAGTTCCACCAGTCGGTCTTCATTGCTGGAACCGTATCCGGCCGCCGCGAGTCATCCACCGCCACAACGACGAAGTTGCCTTCGGGCTTCAAGACGTTCGTGACCTCGCAATCGAAGGGGGTAAAACCGCCCTCATGATCGCAGACATGAACATCGTTCACAAAGACCGAAGCGCGATGGTTGGCTGCTCCAAAGTGCAGGAATGTCCGCATCCCGGCCTTTGGCTGATGGCTGAAGTCCTTCTCATACCAGACCAGGCCTTCATAGAGAAGCAGGTTATCGTGCTGAGAATTCCAATCTCCAGGCACCTGCAAAACCGGCGAGGTCGCAAAGTCATACTCCACCAGGTCTGTCCCGTTGAAATGCGCATTCTTCGCATAACCGTTCAGGTTCGGCTTGTCTGGATCGTCCCCCCATCCGTTCCGGTATGGGTCAACGATGTAGTGCCACGCGCCATCGAGACTCACCGCAGGGCGATGATCGATATCCACCAGCAGCGTCGGGGCTTGCACCGTTGTCTGCGCCGAGGCTGGCAAAAGGAACGGCCCTGCCGAGATAAACAGGGGCGCCAATCGGCTCAGAAAAAACAAAAATGGCAGAGGTCGCATGCCACCTATACTAATGCCACGAACAGGATCCCCCTAAGCACATCCGACGCAGCGTAGGAGTAAGGTCGTTTGCCATGTATTCCACTGAGGATCTGGCCAAAGATTTTCGCGCGATTGGCATCACCCCCGGGGATACCGTCATGCTGCACGCTTCAGTCCGAGCGGTCGGAGAAGTGGCCGGCGGCCCCGATTCAATTCATCTTGCGCTTAAGTCGGCCCTGACTGAGGAAGGCACCCTCATGATGTACGCAAGCTGTCCGCGATACTACGACGAGGTCGGCCGCGGCGAGCTAAGCCTGGATCAGGAGCGCGAGCTTCGCGACAAGTTACCAGCATTCAATCCTCTTACCGCTAGGTCGGCCCGCGATAACGGCGCACTCGTCGAACTGCTGCGGACCTATCCAGGCTCTTGTGTAAACCATCACGTTGCTCGTTTTGTGTGCTGGGGAAGGCAGGCCGGCCACCTCATTTCCATCCAGCCGTGGAATTACGCCCTGGGCCGCGATTCCGCTTTGGAGCGATTTCTGGCTGCGGATGGCAAGATCGTCCTGCTCGGATCCGACCATGACGCTGTGACCTTCCTCCACTATGTCGAGCACATCGCGGACATCTCTCAAAGGCAGATCGCCCGATATGACGTGCCGGTGCTGCAGGACGGTCGCCGAGTCTGGCTTCCGATGGAGGAAGTCGATACCTCCGATCGTGGCGCTCACGCCAACTGGCCAGAGCGTTTCTTTGCAAAGATCGTGGACAGCATGCTGGATGCGGCCGGAATTCGGGGCGGTCGAGTCGGAGATGCGATGACCTATGTGTTCACCGCCCGCGAGCTGTTCGCTTTTGCCCAGCCTCTAATGGAAGCTGTCGCAGCAAATCCGCACGCAGCAAACTCCTTGATAGAACACGAAGGCCACATACGGGGCGAACCCTGATTTCCATTATTTCTACGGACGAAACCGCCCGGCTCGAAAACGGTTCGCCAGATCGAACTCGTCTCGCAACTCGGGAGTCTTCAGGTGCTCACGCAGGTGCATCAAGCGTTGCTCCAAAGCCAAAAGCGACCCGGCGATCGCTTCCGTGTTCGTGTGCGCAACGTCACGCCACATCGAGTATGGACTTGCTCCCAAGCGCGTCATCTCCCGCAATGCCCGGCCGCCGATGGCGCGCATATCGGCGTCCCCCGCAAACTTGTCTTCGAGCAGCGCACTCATGGCAGTCGCGACGAATTGTGGCAGATGGCTCACCCACGCACAGAGTTCGTCGTGCCGGGCCGGATCGAGATCGAGTGTCCGGCAGCCGAACTTCGTTACCCACTCGCGCCATTCGGTCTCTAATGCAGTGGCCGGCGACGCGGTCGCTAACGGAGTAAACAGCCACACCGCGTCGCGAAACAACGAAGCCTCGGCGTGTTCCGCTCCATGCACTTCTTTTCCGGCCATC includes these proteins:
- a CDS encoding DUF4440 domain-containing protein, translated to MNTAETLRELEEQLLDSSIRKNAEAISSLLAEDFQEFGSSGRVFSKPEIIATLQTESPARLSLGHFHAQLLANNIALITYRSRREEPGMPAIETLRNSIWVVRDGHWRLLFHQGTRALESPANDTQLRNEP
- a CDS encoding prephenate dehydrogenase; this encodes MDRIAILGTGLIGASVGLALREQKFPGTIFGWDKDPAQLGIALSRGAIDEATEDPVTAAVSSDVVLLAGPVFSILEWIDQLGPLLTSRQLITDVGSVKGAISERAARNFGGIGQAACLPGHPMAGKEVHGAEHAEASLFRDAVWLFTPLATASPATALETEWREWVTKFGCRTLDLDPARHDELCAWVSHLPQFVATAMSALLEDKFAGDADMRAIGGRALREMTRLGASPYSMWRDVAHTNTEAIAGSLLALEQRLMHLREHLKTPELRDEFDLANRFRAGRFRP
- a CDS encoding glycoside hydrolase family 2 protein: MRPLPFLFFLSRLAPLFISAGPFLLPASAQTTVQAPTLLVDIDHRPAVSLDGAWHYIVDPYRNGWGDDPDKPNLNGYAKNAHFNGTDLVEYDFATSPVLQVPGDWNSQHDNLLLYEGLVWYEKDFSHQPKAGMRTFLHFGAANHRASVFVNDVHVCDHEGGFTPFDCEVTNVLKPEGNFVVVAVDDSRRPDTVPAMKTDWWNYGGLTRQVFLVDVPQSYVDDYSLQLRRGAGDQIEGYVHLVGSKAGSALTLRIPELNVDRESTVGEDGNAKFSFAPQGLVRWAPDHPKLYRIQIKAGEDHLDDDIGFRTVEVEGDRILLNGKPIFLRGINTHAEAPYRGGRAWSQQDADTLLGWVHELHGNFVRLAHYPHDEHMTREADKLGILVWSEVPTYWSIDWKGAHALESAKQQLSENIRRDHNKASVILWSVSNETPKSPERLIFLKALVDEAHAQDPTRLVTSALLTHMDGKTAILDDPLGASLDVLGSNEYIGWYNGKPEDAPLYTWQNPYNKPLIMSEWGGGAKSGLHGEINARFSEEMQAEIFKQQLAMLSKIPFLAGTTPWVLMDFRSPTRQLPNIQDFYNRKGVISNKGIKKKAFFVLQDYYAKLAH
- a CDS encoding sensor histidine kinase, translating into MRLSSKSLRIPDRIWTKSNYRRACLLLWVVTVASLAFCLDPQKDLGQYGHRAWQTDSGLPQNTVHAVIQTQDGYIWLGTEGGLVRFDGFEFVIYDKQAPAFLRSESINSLFEDKDGDLWIGTNDGLVRRRGNHFTNYGASNGLPSNTVGSIFQDHRGKIWVVTLEGIASYQGGEQFRSFPMSDGITNPKSLAEALDGSFWIGTRFGAVHFNQDHFGPPLLLNVEVQTVAATGDGRIWLGTHNGLYSFPSGSPEKNAPVSGLPSSDVASLTAAKDGSLWIGTAKGAAVLKNGELTAFSAQNGLPSDRVESVVEDREGSMWIATSRGLARIVKDHVQTFGGRESLSSGAVLSIFEDREGSLWLGTESGGLEMLHDQKFTAYTTADGLSDDLVRSIIQDRKGIVWSGTSGGGLDRQDSHGTFTSLSTADGLSSDIVLALGSDAAGNLWVGTPDGLDRIVEDSRGRRTITTFTSADGLADDFVRSLYAASDGSMWIGTRRGISHFSNGRFTTYSSMDGLGSDLVGAIVEDPAHVLWIATLGGLTRFDHGKFTTLTTRDGLSSNVITSLYPDKQGSLWIGTNQGGLNRLKDGKLADFSSEATHLPESIYAILEDARGNLWLGSKTGIYRATKKDLDDFANHRRPSISPAVYGTADGMKISECSSGGHPAACKLTNGSMLFATLKGIAAVDPERLTLNTVPPSVVIEQVLVDDQVIDDPVVPKSTSAAAFIVPPGHRRFEFHYAGLSFIAPQKVRFRYKLEGFDRDWVDAGARRTAYYTNLPPGAYSFRVIASNNDGVWNQSGASSDFRLQPHLYQTWWFYLALIAALALFAYQAYHWRLRQIELRYDAVLSERGRIAREIHDTLAQGLVGISVQLELVNRLLASSVESARAQLDQARGLVRESLTEARSSIWDLRSQAAETEDFATRLARMAATATERSTSKIRVKSKVSGAYRPVSPKAEAELLRIAQEAVTNAVRHAQPVHIAIELRFGARDLLMTIQDDGCGFNGQLHPQSSGPQGHFGLAGMRERAEQIGAIFVVDSAPGKGTRVSVQVPIDA
- a CDS encoding response regulator — translated: MTEAIRIMVVEDHHVVRQGLMALIKTVPGLEVIAEAPDGKEAVRQYRQHKPDITLMDLRLPNLGGVDAITAIRAEFPAARIIVLTTFDGDEDIYRALQAGARGYLLKGMDADELIDAIRTVHNGKTRIPATVAQRLAGRMGGQELTGRETDVLKQIVAGKSNKEIASFLFISEATVKTHINSLLGKLGVTDRTQAATTALQRGIVHLD
- a CDS encoding aminoglycoside N(3)-acetyltransferase, with product MYSTEDLAKDFRAIGITPGDTVMLHASVRAVGEVAGGPDSIHLALKSALTEEGTLMMYASCPRYYDEVGRGELSLDQERELRDKLPAFNPLTARSARDNGALVELLRTYPGSCVNHHVARFVCWGRQAGHLISIQPWNYALGRDSALERFLAADGKIVLLGSDHDAVTFLHYVEHIADISQRQIARYDVPVLQDGRRVWLPMEEVDTSDRGAHANWPERFFAKIVDSMLDAAGIRGGRVGDAMTYVFTARELFAFAQPLMEAVAANPHAANSLIEHEGHIRGEP